One window of Triticum dicoccoides isolate Atlit2015 ecotype Zavitan chromosome 5A, WEW_v2.0, whole genome shotgun sequence genomic DNA carries:
- the LOC119304003 gene encoding beta-glucosidase 26-like → MARQGGRRPSIWDAFAAIPGTIAGNGTADVTVDEYHRYKEDVSIMKEMGFDAYRFSISWWRIFPDGTGKVNQEGVDHYNRLIDYMLQQDN, encoded by the exons ATGGCGAGGCAGGGCGGGCGCAGGCCCAGCATCTGGGACGCCTTTGCAGCCATACCGGGGACGATCGCCGGCAATGGCACCGCCGACGTGACGGTCGATGAGTACCATAGGTACAAG GAGGATGTGAGCATAATGAAGGAAATGGGCTTCGACGCGTACCGGTTCTCGATCTCCTGGTGGAGGATTTTCCCAG ATGGGACTGGGAAGGTGAACCAGGAAGGAGTGGACCACTACAACAGGCTCATAGATTACATGCTCCAGCAAGATAACTGA